TGAAAAATTCTTCAAAATCTTTTTCACCAGTAGTATCACTAGAGGTAAATAAACATGGCCACTTACCTTGAGCAGGTAATGTTTTAGCTAATTCGCGAGCTTCATCTTCGCTGTCACATAAATGAGGTTCATAACCAATTTGCTTAAGATATTTTACCGCAATATCTGCGAACGAAATTAAATGCAGTGCTTCGCTTAATTTAGGGAAGAAGATGTCTCGGTTTTCACCAAAAATACACGACATTAAACACAGTTCACCTGACTCTTGTGGAGTAACGAAATAACGTTTGATGTCATTTGGCGCTACAATCGGTTGGTTCTTTTGAATTCGCTGATTAAAACCATGAAGCAAAGAGCCGTCAGAAAAAGCCACATTCGCAAAACGAGCGGTAGAGATAGCCATTTTTTCACTCTTACGCATTAAGAACATTTCCATAATGCGCTTTGAAGCACCCATCATGTTGACAGGATTTGCTGCTTTATCGGTAGAGACACAGAAATATTTTTTCGCGCCAGCATCAATTGACTGTTGAATTGTTTTGTCAGTATTAAACACGTTTACATCAATCATACGCATCAAAGTGAATGGATCTTTTTCACTACGTACATGCTTAAGTGCAGATAAATTCAATACATAATCATACTGGCCATCGGCTTTGATAAACGCATCATATTCAATAGAACCGATATCTAATGCAAAAGTTTGAAAGTCACCATTGATGTAACCAAATGAGCTACGAATATCACGCACTAACTCAACCATGTTGTTTTCACTGATATCAACAACATGTAGCTTTTGAGGGTTACGCTTGAAGATCTCTTTTGTCACCGCTTGGCCGATTGATCCTGCACCACCGAGAACAAGGAAGCGAGATTGAGAGACGATACGAGATAGTTCAGCTTCATGGCTAGCAATATCTTGTGTAAATAAGGCATCGGTACGACCGATAAGGGATAGAATTGGATTCATGGTTACCACTTTTATACAATTTTCATACTATAGGGGAAAGGAATAGAGATATTTAATCGAATTAGATAATCTACACTTCCTGCATTTAAATAATTACTCAGCATTTAAAAAGTACGCTCAATTATATAAGCGAAATAACTCTTGAATTGAACGCTTCTCTTCATCTTGAGTTCTTTCTGCATTAAGCTGTAAAGATATTTTCTCTTCTTTAATTTTACTTGCTAGCTCTTTACTTGATTCAAAACTAAGTATATCCAAGCCTAAAGCATCTCGAAACCCAAAATTATTAGCCGTATCTTCTTGTATACACACAATACCACCAGCCCATTTGATAAATTGTCTTGCGGTACTTGCACCACCTCGTCCTTGCAATATGATGTGAGAGCATGACATTACCAATGCTGTATAACCTAAAGGATTCAAAGCGGTGACATAGCTTACATCAACCGTTTTCCTTTTTATATGCCTCAAATAGATCAAATGTAAATCAAGAAACATACGCTCTTTTCTCTGTTTTTTATGCCACAATATTAGAAATTTATACTCATCACCCAACACAGCTGTACATTCTTTTATAATCGATATTATAGTTCTCAAATCAAATGATTTCTGCTTGGTACCGATCAATATTTTTTTCTCAGAGTCTGCAACTATCTTATTCTTAATATATGCTTGCCTTAGGCATTCAGACTCTAACGTAGGCAACGTATCAAAAATCACCCCTGCATCTATAAACTCTATCGTTTCACGCTTCAACAGTGTTACCAGTTTTTGCTCAAATGTTTTTTTATGAGCAATAAATTTATTTATCTTCCCTAGAACCCAAATATCATCTCTACCAATTAAAGCTTTATTATCTTCAACAATATTGTCGTGTTTCTTAAATACTCTCCCCCAACGATCTACTTCATCATCTGCCAGAAAAATGTGCACTTTATCCACAATGCTTTCGTTTAATTCTAGAACTTGCTTAACATAAGATGAATTACCTTTATGTAACGACATAAAAGTAATAGTTTTTGCATCTAATGCCGATGCTATCACTTCTGGGTTAATTTGAGCATATGTCACTTGCTCTATTTTATTAAGATTATCCATATGACCAAGCATAGGAAAAACAATAACAACTAAAGATTCAGGAGAAATTTTAGCTCTATGAATTAAAGCATCTGCGTATAAATAGAAAAATCGATCATTGTCTGCGATAAAAAAAACATGCTTATCTTTGATGTCTATCATGATTGAATTTCCTTTAGAATCTTAATTAACTCATTGCACACAAGTTCTCTCTCACTTTCTAACAAGTTGTAAAACATTGGCAATCTTAACAATCGTTCACTTTCTTCGGTTGTATATTTATCTTCAGCATGAAAACGACCAAATTGAAGACCAGCGATAGAACTATGTAATGGTATATAGTGGAATACAGCTAATATACCTCGATCTTTAAGTTTATTTAAAACTTGAGTTCTAACCTCTAAATTTTCTACTTTAATATAGAACATGTGAGCATTGTGTTTTACTTCTTCCGGTATATGAGGTAAATCGATTAAACCTTCATGCTGAAATGGAAGTAGTTTATTAAAGTAAAACAACCAATCAGATAATCTTTTTTTATTAATTTTATCAGCACTACCTAATTGAGCCCATAAATAAGCCGATTGAATTTCACTAGGAAGGAAACTGCTTCCAACATCAACCCAGCTGTATTTATCTACCATCCCCCTAAAGAATTGACTACGATTTGTTCCTTTTTCTCTTAGTATCTCTGCTCGTTTTATAAATCTAGAGTCATTAATAAGCAATAGTCCCCCCTCACCGCCACTGGTGTAATTTTTAGTTTCATGAAAACTAAAAGCCCCTAAATGGCCAATAGAGCCTAACGCTTTTCCTTTATAAGTAGACATTACCCCTTGAGCAGCATCCTCTATTACGAATAATGAATACTTATGAGCTAAACTCATAATAAGATCCATTTCACACGCAACACCAGCATAATGAACAGGAACAATCGCCTTTGTTTTTTTTGTTATTGCAGCTTCAATTAAATTCTCATTAATGTTCATAGTTTCAGGGTGAACATCAACGAAAATAATTTTAGCACCTCTTAAGACAAAAGCATTTGCAGTACTAACAAAGGTATAGCTTGGCATAATAACTTCATCACCAGGCTGAATGTCAATAAGAAGAGCTGCCATCTCTAATGCGTGAGTACATGAAGGTGTTAACAAGGTTTTTTGTGCTCCAGTAGCATTTTCAAACCAGGTTTCACATTTTTTTGAAAAATGTCCATCTCCGGCAAGACAACCACTTTTAATTGCTTGATCAATATATGAAATCTCATTATCTGTTACTGGTGGTTTATTAAATGGAATCATAAAAATACTCTGAGGCTATGTAAAACATGTTATTTACTATAACATAAATTATTTTTCAACTTATCTAACAGGCTTAATGATCATGCAGTTAAAAAAACGCGTTTGGGACTCTAATTTTTTCAAGAAACCTATTTATGATATAGATTTAAATGGGAAAAGTAGTATCGATATTCTAAAAGATGACAATAATACTAACTGCTTAATAACAACTAAAATAAAAAATCAAGATTCATATAAAATCAATGAGTTATGTGAACTAGGATATTCATACTGTGAAGGGGAACTTGATTTTATCAAACAAATACAACCAACAGAGTCTACAATATTGTCTAATACAAATATCACACCAGCGATTCCTCAAGATCTTCCTGAACTCAATGATATTATAGATAATTTATATGAATATTCTCGCTTTAAGTCCCCATGGTTCTCACAACAAGAAAAGATACGTTTCTATACTGAATGGGTGAAAAAAGCAGTTCATGGTACATTTGACGATATTTGCTATCTACTAAAAGATAAGACAAATCACTCTATCTAAGGCTTTATAACTCTAAAAGTTAACGGTAATTCAGGCCAAATAGGTTTAATTGGGGTCTCTGAATACGCTAGAGGCAAAGGTGTTGCTTCTCAGCTTTTAGACCATGCATCAAATTATTTTTCATCGAAAGGTTGCCACTGTTTTACAGTCGCAACACAAACTAGTAATTTACCAGCGATCAATTTATATATTAAGAATAATTTTCAAGTAAAAAATTATTCTATTTGGCTTTATAAGGCTCTTAACAATCATTAATACCACTATCAGCCCAATACCTCTCATGCTTCATGGTATCTCTGAGAATATCCCAATTACCCGAAACTCTATCTAACCATGGATGGTACAAATGGATTTGTACGGCAAGTCCATTGAGAGATTTATTGGTAACACCGACTAAGTTTAGTCGATAGTCAACATCACTGTCTTCACCTACTGCTGGCGCTTCATATCTCATATCAAAGCCGTTTATTTTTAATAAATCTTCTTTAAATAATGAGAAGTTACAACCTAAAATCGCTTTGGCTTTCTTTCCTTTAAACAGAGATTGTTGCCACAGCTTAGCAAATCTAAGGCCTTTTTCAATATGGCGACCTTTTGTTTGTTTATCTCCATTAGATAACATGTACCGTATTAAAATTTCTAGCTTATTTTCACTAAAAAATGCTCCTGGAGATACGCTATTCATAACTCGTTGAGTATACAGCTCTGGGAGTTCAACTCGACGACCACTTAAGCTACGCCCTTTTTCTGCATTATTAAAGTGATCCTCAATAAAGTGCTTTTCTGGGATACAATCACCATCAATAATGATCAAGTAATCACTACTGGATTTGAGCACTGCATGATTAAGGATACGATTCTTTCTAAAACCTTTATCTTCATGCCACACATGCTTAACGGTAAAAGGTAAGGATTCTTTACGGGTATTAATGAAATCAATAGCTTCTTGCTTTGAACCATCATCCGCGATAATCACTTCAAAATTGGATTCCGTTTGAGTAGATAAGGCTTTAAATATTAACTCTAAGCATACTGTATTGTTATAAAATGCAATAATTAAAGAGGCTTTTGGTTTTAGCATCTAGTCCTCCTGCTTTATGGGTGTGACTTGAGATAATATCATCGCATTTTTATCTTTCTCAGATAATTGAGGTGGAGTCGTGATTGGCCATTCAATACCAATAGCCTTATCATCCCAAGCAATTGAGATTTCTGATTTTGGGTTATAATAATCCGTGCATTTATAGACAAACTCAGCGTCTTCACTTGTCACATAAAAACCATGAGCAAAGCCTTCTGGCACCCAGAGTTGATGTTTGTTTTCAGCAGAAAGATAAGTGCCAACCCATTGACCAAAGGTTGGGGAATTTTCACGAATATCAACCACTACATCAAACACCTCTCCTGAAACTACACGTACTAGTTTCCCTTGGGTGTTTTCTGTTTGGTAATGCAAGCCACGCAAAATCCCTTTTTTAGATTTTGAATGGTTATCTTGTACAAACTGAGTTGGTTTTCCCGTCACTAATTCTTCAAACTTCTTCTGGCTCCATGTTTCCATGAAAAACCCACGTTCATCCCCAAACACCGTTGGCTCGAATATTTTTACATCAGGAATATTGGTATCTATAACGTTCATGATTCGTTTCTTATCCCTTATCTTTATAAACTTGAAGATTATCCAAGGCCGTAGTCCAGTTACTTGCTTGAATACTAAAAGTATCGGTAATTTTAGAGGTATTCATCGTTGAGTTTGTCGGTCGTTTAGCCGGTGTCGGATATTCAGCTGTTGAAATAGAGCAGAGTGTAGGTATTGAATCTAGTACTTTTTGCTCTTGGGCTTTTGCAAAAATGGTGCGGGCAAATTCATACCAACTTACATGAGGTAAGCCTGAATAATGG
The Aliivibrio salmonicida LFI1238 genome window above contains:
- a CDS encoding GNAT family protein, translated to MQLKKRVWDSNFFKKPIYDIDLNGKSSIDILKDDNNTNCLITTKIKNQDSYKINELCELGYSYCEGELDFIKQIQPTESTILSNTNITPAIPQDLPELNDIIDNLYEYSRFKSPWFSQQEKIRFYTEWVKKAVHGTFDDICYLLKDKTNHSI
- a CDS encoding UDP-N-acetylglucosamine 4,6-dehydratase gives rise to the protein MNPILSLIGRTDALFTQDIASHEAELSRIVSQSRFLVLGGAGSIGQAVTKEIFKRNPQKLHVVDISENNMVELVRDIRSSFGYINGDFQTFALDIGSIEYDAFIKADGQYDYVLNLSALKHVRSEKDPFTLMRMIDVNVFNTDKTIQQSIDAGAKKYFCVSTDKAANPVNMMGASKRIMEMFLMRKSEKMAISTARFANVAFSDGSLLHGFNQRIQKNQPIVAPNDIKRYFVTPQESGELCLMSCIFGENRDIFFPKLSEALHLISFADIAVKYLKQIGYEPHLCDSEDEARELAKTLPAQGKWPCLFTSSDTTGEKDFEEFFTDKETLDMARFDNLGIIKNDPLYQQELLALFEQKIGQMKSDRQWTKEEIVQLFFTMIPDFGHKETGKYLDSKM
- a CDS encoding glycosyltransferase family 2 protein, whose product is MLKPKASLIIAFYNNTVCLELIFKALSTQTESNFEVIIADDGSKQEAIDFINTRKESLPFTVKHVWHEDKGFRKNRILNHAVLKSSSDYLIIIDGDCIPEKHFIEDHFNNAEKGRSLSGRRVELPELYTQRVMNSVSPGAFFSENKLEILIRYMLSNGDKQTKGRHIEKGLRFAKLWQQSLFKGKKAKAILGCNFSLFKEDLLKINGFDMRYEAPAVGEDSDVDYRLNLVGVTNKSLNGLAVQIHLYHPWLDRVSGNWDILRDTMKHERYWADSGINDC
- the rffA gene encoding dTDP-4-amino-4,6-dideoxygalactose transaminase, whose product is MIPFNKPPVTDNEISYIDQAIKSGCLAGDGHFSKKCETWFENATGAQKTLLTPSCTHALEMAALLIDIQPGDEVIMPSYTFVSTANAFVLRGAKIIFVDVHPETMNINENLIEAAITKKTKAIVPVHYAGVACEMDLIMSLAHKYSLFVIEDAAQGVMSTYKGKALGSIGHLGAFSFHETKNYTSGGEGGLLLINDSRFIKRAEILREKGTNRSQFFRGMVDKYSWVDVGSSFLPSEIQSAYLWAQLGSADKINKKRLSDWLFYFNKLLPFQHEGLIDLPHIPEEVKHNAHMFYIKVENLEVRTQVLNKLKDRGILAVFHYIPLHSSIAGLQFGRFHAEDKYTTEESERLLRLPMFYNLLESERELVCNELIKILKEIQS
- a CDS encoding GNAT family N-acetyltransferase, yielding MTLKVNGNSGQIGLIGVSEYARGKGVASQLLDHASNYFSSKGCHCFTVATQTSNLPAINLYIKNNFQVKNYSIWLYKALNNH
- the rfbC gene encoding dTDP-4-dehydrorhamnose 3,5-epimerase, whose amino-acid sequence is MNVIDTNIPDVKIFEPTVFGDERGFFMETWSQKKFEELVTGKPTQFVQDNHSKSKKGILRGLHYQTENTQGKLVRVVSGEVFDVVVDIRENSPTFGQWVGTYLSAENKHQLWVPEGFAHGFYVTSEDAEFVYKCTDYYNPKSEISIAWDDKAIGIEWPITTPPQLSEKDKNAMILSQVTPIKQED